The following proteins are co-located in the Massilia litorea genome:
- a CDS encoding mechanosensitive ion channel family protein encodes MDFTYLNNTLESWAIAFAVLLGATLAMHCLRRFALHKMQARSQRTETLADDLVARMLRKTYLLIMLTLAAYLASLVLELADRQRLVVSRIAIAALILQLAIWGDTLLRAWRDHAYVSDAPRKASRTIVCFMARLALWVIAFLMVLDNFGFNITALVASLGVGGIAVALAVQNILGDLFASLSIMLDKPFEIGDFIIVGDVLGSVEHIGLKTTRLRGLGGEQVIFANSDLLKSRIHNHKRMETRRVAFVLRVAYGASDTQLARVPVLIREVVDAEPMAAFERAHFFNYGEWSLNFEVVYHFQSPDYIAHMDTQQAVLLEIYRRFEREGIRFAHPLSIVRMADGEVPPRPQAVAPAASFRH; translated from the coding sequence ATGGATTTTACCTACCTGAACAATACGCTGGAAAGCTGGGCGATCGCGTTCGCGGTCCTGCTGGGCGCAACGCTGGCGATGCACTGCCTGCGCCGCTTCGCACTGCACAAGATGCAGGCGCGGTCGCAGCGCACGGAAACCCTGGCCGACGACCTGGTCGCCAGGATGCTGCGCAAGACCTATCTCCTGATCATGCTGACGCTCGCGGCCTACCTTGCCAGCCTCGTCCTCGAGCTGGCCGACAGGCAGCGCCTGGTGGTGTCGCGGATCGCGATCGCGGCCCTGATCCTGCAGCTGGCGATCTGGGGCGACACCCTGCTGCGGGCCTGGCGCGACCACGCGTATGTGAGCGACGCGCCGCGCAAGGCCTCGCGCACGATCGTCTGCTTCATGGCACGCCTGGCGCTGTGGGTGATCGCCTTCCTGATGGTGCTCGATAACTTCGGCTTCAACATCACGGCCCTGGTGGCCAGCCTGGGTGTCGGCGGCATCGCGGTGGCGCTGGCGGTACAGAACATCCTTGGCGACCTGTTCGCCTCGCTCTCGATCATGCTCGACAAGCCCTTCGAGATCGGCGACTTCATCATCGTCGGCGACGTGCTCGGCTCGGTCGAGCACATCGGCCTGAAGACGACGCGCCTGCGCGGCCTGGGCGGCGAGCAGGTCATCTTCGCCAACAGCGACCTGCTGAAAAGCCGCATCCACAACCACAAGCGCATGGAGACGCGCCGCGTCGCCTTCGTGCTGCGGGTGGCCTATGGCGCCAGCGACACCCAGCTGGCGCGGGTTCCGGTACTGATCCGCGAAGTCGTCGATGCCGAGCCGATGGCCGCCTTCGAGCGCGCCCATTTCTTCAACTACGGCGAGTGGTCGCTCAATTTCGAGGTGGTGTACCACTTCCAGAGTCCCGACTACATCGCCCACATGGATACCCAGCAGGCGGTCCTGCTCGAGATCTACCGGCGCTTCGAACGCGAAGGCATCCGCTTCGCGCATCCGTTGTCGATCGTGCGCATGGCCGACGGCGAGGTACCGCCGCGGCCGCAGGCGGTGGCGCCGGCGGCGTCGTTCAGGCATTGA